A region of Solea solea chromosome 7, fSolSol10.1, whole genome shotgun sequence DNA encodes the following proteins:
- the thyn1 gene encoding thymocyte nuclear protein 1, translating into MPPKKKAQVVKKTAKSEKGDDGETAPSGGKRKTAASVDRGGNKQKTPSSSADSSLHCHWLMKSEPESRFENGIDVKFGIEDLKKLPDQTGCWDGVRNYQARNFMRQMKEGQLAFFYHSNCKEPGIAGLMKIVKESYVDHTQFDRKDVHYDASSKPENPKWSMVDVQYQRTMTRYIPLSELKKYHLQHRDKGGPLKDMALFTRARLSVQPLTTEEFDFVLSLEDKEPL; encoded by the exons ATGCCACCCAAGAAAAAGGCCCAAGtggttaaaaaaacagcaaagtcaG AGAAGGGCGATGACGGTGAAACAGCGCCCTCTGGCGGTAAGAGGAAAACTGCAGCTTCTGTTGACCGTGGAGGAAATAAACAGAAGactccatcatcatcagctgacTCCTCTCTGCACTGCCATTGGCTGATGAAGTCTGAGCCCGAGAGTCGCTTTGAGAACGGGATCGATGTAAAG TTTGGAATCGAGGATCTGAAGAAGCTGCCTGATCAGACCGGCTGCTGGGACGGAGTCCGTAACTACCAG GCACGGAACTTTATGAGGCAGATGAAAGAAGGACAACTGGCTTTCTTTTACCACAGCAACTGCAAAGAGCCGGGGATCGCAGGACTCATGAAA ATCGTGAAGGAGTCTTACGTGGACCACACACAGTTTGACAGGAAAGACGTCCATTATGACGCCAGCAGCAAACCAGAGAACCCAAAGTGGAGCATG GTTGACGTCCAGTACCAGAGAACGATGACGCGTTATATTCCTCTCTCCGAGCTGAAGAAGTACCACCTGCAGCATCGAGACAAAGGCGGTCCTCTGAAGGACATGGCCCTTTTTACTCGGGCCAGACTCTCAGTGCAGCCTCTCACCACCG AGGAGTTTGACTTTGTCCTCAGTTTGGAGGACAAAGAGCCACTGTGA